One segment of Babylonia areolata isolate BAREFJ2019XMU chromosome 24, ASM4173473v1, whole genome shotgun sequence DNA contains the following:
- the LOC143299213 gene encoding uncharacterized protein LOC143299213 encodes MVGRILPEQQELKVGELTKKAQNKSYFFTSDTYKERVFVLTTCSLLYFTGTVKKRGELKGTITLTEVLAVETLEDKRSSCGFQVCYEEDGRSLILYVFARSTEIRDEWVSAVREEALKSGAYFILSYHPRCWDRRDGFDCCGAPSRGDEGCMPVTRQTAEMRERLFSKASSTNAGEILVDMMEKRSQGKSSFFGVVNFKERVFVLDVRSLRYFGGNLKRREGEKGSIELCTVLAVEHVTDSLLDNRKNAFQVVYEDDDDEQMTLVVVAKSGHKRQTWVQAIRDEAKKCGARFQSHYHPGVWLKGLGKYNCCQNIDRYSAGCQPVTLDLQSYNAPTTDGGVAGGEVKVGMLTKRALNRSSFTRSRSYKCRLFVLDSQALTFFDTKEKDKKRGEQKGSIPVSRMEVVAPLEQGALDQHSNAFQVMYFDEEDQHRYILYLVSSSEEERHEWLTAITTVVERAGVSLWPYYHTGVWNKWLGKYSCCGKLSINTEGCQPLPPLSSPSARPHSTSSSSSSSSSSPSIAV; translated from the exons aaaCGTGGAGAGCTGAAGGGGACGATCACTCTCACAGAAGTCCTGGCCGTGGAAACTCTGGAAGACAAGAGATCTTCATGTGGATTTCAG GTGTGTTACGAAGAAGATGGTCGGTCGCTGATCCTGTATGTCTTTGCCAGAAGTACAGAAATTCGAGATGAGTGGGTCAGCGCAGTAAGAGAAG AAGCCCTGAAGAGTGGTGCTTACTTCATCCTGAGTTACCACCCCAGGTGCTGGGATCGACGTGATGGGTTTGACTGCTGTGGTGCTCCCAGTCGTGGGGATGAGGGCTGCATGCCTGTCACCAGACAGACtgctg AGATGCGAGAGCGCCTGTTCTCCAAAGCATCCTCGACCAATGCTGGGGAGATTCTGGTGGACATGATGGAAAAACGCTCGCAGGGCAAAAGTTCCTTCTTTGGCGTTGTCAACTTTAAGGAGCGGGTGTTTGTGCTGGATGTTCGCAGTCTGCGCTACTTTGGAGGTAACCTGAAG aggagggagggggagaagggcagCATAGAGCTGTGCACAGTGCTGGCTGTGGAGCACGTTACGGACAGTCTGCTGGACAACAGGAAGAACGCCTTCCAG GTGGTGTacgaggacgatgatgacgaacAAATGACCCTGGTGGTAGTAGCCAAGTCAGGACACAAGCGTCAAACATGGGTGCAAGCCATACGTGATG AGGCCAAGAAGTGCGGAGCGCGGTTCCAGTCTCACTACCACCCAGGGGTGTGGCTGAAGGGGCTGGGCAAGTACAACTGCTGCCAGAACATCGACCGCTACAGCGCCGGCTGTCAGCCTGTCACCCTCGACTTGCAGA GTTACAACGCCCCCACAACAGATGGAGGGGTGGCAGGTGGGGAGGTGAAGGTTGGGATGCTGACCAAACGAGCGCTCAACAGAAGTTCCTTCACACGCTCCCGCTCGTACAAATGCCGTCTCTTTGTCTTGGACAGCCAGGCACTGACCTTCTTTGATACCAAGGAGAAGgacaag AAACGTGGAGAGCAGAAGGGCAGCATACCGGTGAGCAGGATGGAGGTGGTGGCCCCGCTGGAACAAGGAGCACTGGACCAACACAGCAACGCTTTTCAG GTGATGTACTTTGATGAAGAGGACCAGCATCGCTACATCCTGTACCTTGTATCGTCCAGTGAGGAGGAGCGTCATGAATGGCTGACAGCCATCACCACAG TGGTGGAGAGGGCCGGGGTCAGCCTGTGGCCATACTACCACACGGGTGTGTGGAACAAATGGCTGGGCAAATACAGCTGCTGTGGGAAACTGAGCATCAATACAGAGGGCTGCCAGCCCTTGCCTCCATTGTCGTCTCCATCTGCCCGTCCTCACTccacttcgtcttcttcatcgtcatcatcgtcatcccctTCTATtgctgtttga